The following are from one region of the Rhinoraja longicauda isolate Sanriku21f chromosome 3, sRhiLon1.1, whole genome shotgun sequence genome:
- the LOC144592301 gene encoding C-C motif chemokine 28-like, protein MVSRSLVLLLAVTALLYATAITAMPTHHVVSCCRQVSRKVNKGLLRKVKRFEIQDNQICDLKAVILHKGSLKLCMDSDNALLKRWMSKNSKKLLSRD, encoded by the exons ATGGTCTCCAGGTCGCTGGTTCTACTCCTGGCTGTCACTGCCCTCCTCTACGCCACCGCCATCACAG CCATGCCGACCCATCACGTGGTCAGCTGCTGTAGGCAAGTGTCCAGGAAGGTGAACAAGGGGCTACTGAGAAAAGTGAAGCGCTTCGAGATTCAGGACAACCAGATCTGTGACCTCAAGGCCGTGAT ACTGCACAAGGGCTCGCTAAAGCTCTGCATGGACTCAGACAACGCACTGCTGAAGAGGTGGATGTCCAAAAACAGCAAGAAGCTGCTCTCCAGAGACTGA